In the Malus domestica chromosome 16, GDT2T_hap1 genome, one interval contains:
- the LOC103425535 gene encoding arabinogalactan O-methyltransferase 2 produces MKNRSPFSERPGFLAVTLVLLIGAALAISSFCQGGTSVLYSIAGPTFLRAVDDNYSPVAIQIQAILHYATSRQTPQQSRKEIGVSFQVLKSRAPCNFLVFGLGFDSLMWASLNPRGTTLFLEEDPKWVQSVLKDAPQLRAQTVRYRTQLKEADKLLSSYRSKRSCSPSEAVLRGNTECRLALHNLPDEVYDKEWDLIMIDAPRGYFPEAPGRMAAIFSAAVMARRRRGSGATHVFLHDVDRKVEKAFANEFLCRKFLVKAVGRLWHFEIPSAANVTHGDGSRFC; encoded by the coding sequence ATGAAGAATCGGAGTCCATTTTCCGAGAGACCTGGGTTTCTCGCCGTGACTCTGGTTCTATTGATCGGCGCGGCGCTGGCCATCTCCAGCTTCTGCCAGGGTGGCACCTCCGTCCTCTACTCCATCGCCGGCCCAACATTTCTACGCGCCGTTGACGATAACTACTCGCCTGTGGCGATCCAGATCCAGGCCATCCTCCACTACGCCACGTCGCGCCAGACCCCGCAGCAGTCGCGAAAAGAGATCGGCGTGTCCTTCCAGGTCCTCAAGTCCCGCGCCCCCTGCAACTTCCTGGTGTTCGGCCTCGGCTTCGACTCCCTCATGTGGGCCTCCCTGAATCCACGCGGCACGACGCTGTTCCTGGAGGAGGATCCCAAGTGGGTCCAAAGCGTCCTCAAGGACGCCCCCCAGCTGCGGGCCCAGACGGTGCGCTACCGCACGCAGCTCAAGGAGGCGGACAAACTACTTTCCTCGTACCGCTCCAAACGGTCGTGCTCCCCGTCCGAGGCGGTCCTGCGCGGAAATACCGAGTGCAGGCTGGCACTGCACAACCTGCCGGACGAGGTGTACGACAAAGAGTGGGACCTGATCATGATCGACGCGCCGCGCGGGTATTTCCCGGAGGCGCCGGGGCGGATGGCGGCTATTTTCTCTGCAGCTGTCATGGCGAGGAGGAGGCGGGGATCCGGTGCGACACACGTGTTCCTGCACGATGTGGATCGGAAGGTGGAGAAGGCGTTCGCGAATGAGTTCCTGTGCAGGAAGTTTTTGGTTAAGGCGGTTGGGAGGCTGTGGCACTTCGAGATCCCCTCCGCCGCAAACGTGACGCACGGTGACGGCTCGCGTTTTTGCTAA